From Mannheimia pernigra, one genomic window encodes:
- a CDS encoding translocation/assembly module TamB domain-containing protein, with amino-acid sequence MMNEEKQQITDNTEAQSQHKVPQNKSKWRFLKWGICIILALLFSLILFLSTGFGQRKTVQWVAEIIEPLEIGKVEGSIQDGLVLSDTQFVIDGVNVQLGKSNLHIDFNCLIKYEVCLNDFNVKDAKVAIDTTKLPRSPEKENKPFTELNLPLGISAKNITLENIEVSVDDMDIHLNHLNTSISGKDREVIIHPTRLDGLNLLLAAKKVDASETQAVDFKSENATVTVEKNPTNAQEIAEQVIQDAVEKTDEKLAEGFQQLQGKTIAETETQSHHKNKIDWAAIRTQLEHPILNKDIRLSLPLDLTIEQIDITNVLVAQKSQANQDHWADSIPLLNVESLQIEAQAKDQLVSLQRLDLKSDLGDLSATGTLSLKDNYPLNWQLEGIAAKQANVALPFSYINANLSGSLYDKTIINLKTEGAINARLDGHIELATEKTPFDIVLKSESVKYPFTSQKDDEKLVLEHIDIRLNGNLFAYNLAAKMRAKGMGIPPSFADLTGNGTLTHFNIDDLNLNTLDGNVQLVGLIDWTEGVEWNSTLKLSNINTKTLAGDWNAVLSGSLSSQGYVGRGNKGNDWKADISNIDINGALNNKNLQLKGNLNANNQQLLDVPSLSLIYGENNIDLKGILGEESDFYADIKAPNLQGLVPNLKASVNGKVKLSGKLTEPNLDLDLVASNVSYEQFKLQSLIAKGNIITEKASQGNLSLELRQFAYNDIKVDSATLLAKGNEANHTLTFTSKGNPVGVDLQISGKFDRLQQIWEGQLSQVVIQSAEFGKLQTDKAVNIKYDNKAVNANVSAHCWHNPKVHLCFPTAFNAGQEGKVPFDIRKFDLAILQNYLDNASQISGIVNAKGDVAWFKDKQPQVNLDVMSNSIKLVQKIEGGRTFPLTISPLKMNLKMADNNLTLKSKLKVENNGTLSSDLVIRDLTNTRTLSGNINIDQLTLKLVQPLLDRGDFVDGSINARLKVSGKATSPLLYGNLNLTDLKVRSVTMPFDITGGNLAMNFQGATSTLSGRVKTKESDLLLEGDADWRNINAWRTRIHAQADRFKVDIPNLARVEVSPDIQVVATPTLLTLSGNIDIPWARIEVEELPEQAIKVSNDEVIMDGSAIKKVPFNQQTIPNKTAGGMEINADININIGNDVKVKAYGLNSNLNGSLSVRRGKQGLGLYGQVRLDEGRFAAYGQDLLIQKGNISFAGSPSQPYLDIEAIRNPDVMEDPNITAGVRVTGLADNPTVKVFSNPAMSQNEALSYVLTGRSLDSSGDPGSSNEMAAALLSMSLSKSSKLLGDVGSAFGLKDLSVSTAGIGDKTRVEVSASLSPRFRVKYGFGLFVPLTELTLRYNLTRRLYLQWVSNVNQAVDLMYRFQFDKLF; translated from the coding sequence ATGATGAATGAAGAAAAACAACAAATAACTGATAATACAGAAGCACAGTCGCAACATAAAGTGCCTCAAAATAAGTCAAAATGGCGTTTCTTAAAATGGGGGATTTGCATTATTTTAGCACTTCTCTTTTCCCTCATTTTATTTTTATCTACGGGCTTTGGACAACGTAAAACAGTACAATGGGTGGCTGAAATTATTGAACCTTTAGAAATTGGTAAAGTAGAAGGCAGTATTCAAGATGGATTAGTCCTTTCCGATACTCAATTTGTCATAGATGGTGTGAATGTACAACTAGGTAAATCGAATTTACATATTGATTTTAACTGCTTGATTAAGTACGAGGTTTGTTTAAATGATTTTAATGTGAAAGATGCTAAAGTTGCTATTGATACGACTAAATTACCTCGTTCTCCAGAAAAAGAAAATAAGCCGTTTACTGAGTTAAATTTACCACTAGGCATTTCAGCGAAAAATATTACATTAGAGAATATTGAGGTTAGTGTTGATGATATGGATATTCATCTCAATCACTTAAATACCTCAATTTCTGGCAAAGACCGTGAAGTTATTATTCACCCAACAAGATTAGATGGCTTAAATCTGCTATTAGCTGCAAAAAAAGTAGATGCATCAGAGACACAAGCGGTCGATTTTAAGTCAGAAAATGCAACAGTCACGGTAGAAAAAAATCCAACGAATGCACAAGAAATCGCAGAGCAGGTGATTCAAGATGCAGTCGAGAAAACAGATGAAAAATTAGCTGAAGGCTTCCAGCAATTGCAGGGAAAAACTATAGCAGAAACAGAAACACAATCTCATCATAAAAATAAAATAGATTGGGCCGCAATTAGAACCCAATTAGAACACCCAATTCTGAATAAAGATATTCGCCTTTCTTTACCGCTAGATTTAACTATTGAGCAAATTGATATTACGAATGTTTTAGTCGCTCAAAAATCGCAAGCCAACCAAGATCATTGGGCTGATTCGATTCCGTTGCTCAATGTAGAGTCTTTACAAATTGAGGCACAAGCAAAAGATCAGCTCGTCAGCTTACAGCGTTTGGACTTAAAAAGTGATCTAGGTGATCTAAGTGCAACAGGTACGCTCTCACTTAAAGATAATTATCCATTAAATTGGCAGTTAGAAGGCATAGCGGCAAAACAGGCAAATGTGGCGTTGCCATTTAGTTATATCAATGCCAATCTTTCTGGATCGCTCTATGATAAAACGATTATTAACCTAAAAACAGAGGGTGCGATTAATGCTAGGTTAGATGGTCATATTGAACTTGCTACTGAAAAAACACCTTTTGACATAGTGCTTAAAAGTGAATCGGTGAAGTATCCTTTTACATCACAAAAAGACGATGAAAAGCTGGTTTTAGAGCATATCGACATTCGTTTAAACGGCAATCTCTTTGCCTATAATCTGGCAGCAAAAATGAGAGCTAAAGGAATGGGCATTCCTCCAAGTTTCGCTGATTTAACAGGAAATGGGACATTAACGCATTTTAATATTGATGATTTAAACTTAAATACGTTAGACGGCAACGTACAACTTGTTGGTTTAATTGACTGGACAGAAGGCGTAGAGTGGAACTCAACGCTTAAGCTGAGCAATATTAATACAAAAACGTTAGCGGGTGATTGGAATGCAGTATTATCAGGCTCTTTATCTTCTCAAGGTTATGTAGGACGTGGCAACAAGGGCAATGATTGGAAAGCGGATATTTCAAATATTGATATTAACGGTGCGTTAAACAACAAAAATCTTCAATTAAAGGGAAATCTAAATGCGAACAATCAGCAACTTTTAGATGTTCCAAGTCTATCTCTTATTTATGGTGAAAATAATATTGATCTGAAAGGCATTTTAGGTGAAGAGTCAGATTTTTATGCTGACATTAAAGCCCCTAATCTGCAAGGTTTAGTGCCGAATTTAAAAGCAAGTGTAAATGGTAAGGTGAAGTTATCAGGCAAGCTTACTGAGCCAAATCTGGATTTAGATTTAGTTGCCTCAAATGTGAGCTATGAACAATTCAAGCTGCAAAGTTTAATCGCAAAAGGCAACATTATTACCGAAAAAGCTAGCCAAGGTAATTTATCATTAGAGCTCCGTCAATTTGCCTATAATGATATTAAAGTAGATAGTGCCACTTTATTGGCAAAAGGCAATGAAGCTAACCATACCTTAACATTTACCTCAAAAGGTAATCCAGTTGGGGTGGATTTGCAAATTTCTGGAAAATTTGACCGCTTGCAACAAATTTGGGAAGGGCAATTAAGCCAAGTAGTCATTCAATCTGCTGAGTTTGGCAAACTGCAAACAGACAAAGCAGTAAATATAAAATATGACAATAAGGCGGTTAATGCGAATGTGTCTGCTCATTGCTGGCATAATCCGAAAGTTCATCTCTGCTTCCCTACCGCGTTTAATGCAGGACAAGAGGGTAAAGTACCGTTTGATATCCGCAAGTTTGATTTGGCAATATTACAAAATTATCTTGATAACGCCAGTCAAATTTCAGGTATCGTGAATGCTAAAGGTGATGTTGCTTGGTTTAAAGATAAACAACCACAGGTTAATTTGGATGTAATGTCCAACTCAATAAAACTTGTGCAAAAAATAGAAGGAGGCCGTACTTTCCCTCTCACTATTTCGCCATTAAAAATGAATTTGAAAATGGCGGATAACAATTTAACCTTGAAATCTAAGTTAAAGGTTGAAAATAACGGCACACTTTCAAGCGATTTAGTGATTCGAGATCTGACCAATACTAGAACTTTATCGGGTAATATCAATATTGATCAATTAACCTTAAAGCTTGTTCAGCCACTGCTTGATCGAGGTGATTTTGTTGATGGAAGTATTAATGCTCGCTTAAAAGTAAGTGGTAAAGCGACCTCGCCATTGCTATACGGTAATCTAAATTTAACTGATCTAAAAGTTCGCTCTGTGACTATGCCATTTGATATAACAGGCGGTAATTTAGCGATGAACTTTCAGGGGGCAACCTCTACATTAAGTGGGAGAGTAAAAACGAAAGAAAGTGATTTGCTCTTAGAAGGTGATGCAGATTGGCGAAATATCAATGCTTGGAGAACGAGAATTCACGCACAAGCAGACCGCTTTAAAGTGGATATTCCAAACTTGGCGAGAGTAGAAGTTAGCCCTGATATTCAAGTAGTTGCGACACCAACGTTATTAACCTTAAGCGGTAATATTGATATACCTTGGGCAAGAATTGAAGTAGAAGAGTTGCCAGAACAAGCGATTAAAGTAAGTAATGATGAAGTTATTATGGATGGCTCGGCAATAAAAAAAGTGCCATTTAATCAACAGACTATTCCGAATAAAACGGCTGGAGGAATGGAGATTAATGCAGATATTAACATTAACATTGGCAATGATGTAAAAGTTAAAGCCTATGGTTTAAATAGTAATTTAAATGGATCGCTCTCAGTTCGCCGTGGTAAACAAGGTTTAGGGCTTTATGGACAGGTTCGCTTAGATGAAGGCCGTTTTGCTGCTTATGGACAAGACTTATTGATTCAAAAAGGAAATATTAGTTTTGCTGGCTCACCATCGCAGCCTTACTTAGATATTGAAGCAATTAGGAATCCAGATGTAATGGAAGATCCTAACATTACCGCGGGTGTGCGAGTGACGGGGTTGGCGGATAATCCAACAGTGAAAGTATTCTCCAATCCTGCAATGTCGCAAAATGAAGCACTTTCTTATGTGTTGACAGGGCGTTCATTAGACAGTAGCGGCGATCCTGGTTCAAGTAATGAAATGGCGGCAGCCTTGCTGAGTATGAGTTTATCAAAAAGCAGTAAATTACTCGGCGATGTGGGTAGTGCTTTTGGCTTAAAAGATTTAAGTGTAAGTACTGCTGGTATCGGTGACAAAACCAGAGTAGAAGTGAGTGCTAGCCTGTCGCCTCGCTTCCGTGTGAAATATGGTTTTGGCTTATTTGTTCCTTTAACCGAACTCACATTAAGATACAACTTAACCAGAAGACTTTATTTGCAATGGGTTTCTAATGTAAACCAAGCGGTTGATTTAATGTACCGCTTCCAATTTGATAAATTGTTCTAA